A genomic region of Leptolyngbya sp. NIES-2104 contains the following coding sequences:
- a CDS encoding penicillin-binding protein 2 → MSKRGKPTSSVRRPVSSSVSRSNYLSIVEQFRVRILDTPLTAQLIERFRTAQAKPSARRLFLVWAILVSATVLLTLNLVRLQVFQSTDLLKQARAQQTTFLRPFVPRRPITDRSGNVLAIDRPVYTLYAHPIAFKEPKTEIATKLSEILGTSAGELLQRLNSAESGIRVEYAVSESAADRIQSLQLDGLELAQQQQRLYPQQNLVADVVGYLDIDRIGQAGVEYAHKNLLERSVKSVRLSRTGSGVMMPDRLPGGFLQVDNLHLQLSIDNRVQRAALDALQPQLKKFNAKRGVVIAMDAKTGEIRAMASDPSYDPNQFYKANVEQFKNWALTDLYEPGSTFKPINIAIALEAGAIKPDQVINDEGAIQIDGWPIQNFDYSTAGARGPSTITQIMEHSSNVGMVRIIQQMSRPTYYAWLQKIGLGKPTGIDLPFETAGQLKDQKTFLESPIDAATSSFGQGFSLTALQLVQLEGILASGGKLLTPHVAQGLFDERGQPYWQANSAEPKQIFSPQTAQTVLQMMESVVKNGTGKAAQIPNYRIGGKTGTAQKAGPNGGYIEGAKITSFVSIFPIEAPRYVVAAVIDEPKGEDAFGSTVAAPIVKAVMEALIVADKIPPSADAAPVPSPTPSP, encoded by the coding sequence ATGTCAAAACGAGGAAAGCCTACCTCCTCAGTGCGTCGTCCGGTATCGAGTTCTGTCAGTCGATCGAATTATTTATCGATCGTAGAACAGTTTCGTGTTCGTATTCTCGATACTCCGCTAACTGCACAATTGATCGAGCGCTTTCGTACCGCACAAGCGAAACCTAGTGCTCGTCGGCTGTTTCTCGTTTGGGCAATTCTCGTTAGCGCAACGGTGCTCTTGACCCTGAATCTAGTTCGGCTGCAAGTCTTTCAATCTACAGATTTACTCAAACAGGCACGCGCTCAACAAACAACTTTTTTGCGTCCGTTTGTGCCGCGTCGTCCAATTACCGATCGCAGTGGCAATGTGCTCGCGATTGATCGTCCGGTGTATACGCTCTACGCTCATCCAATTGCCTTTAAAGAACCGAAAACCGAGATTGCAACGAAACTTTCAGAGATTCTCGGCACATCTGCGGGTGAGTTACTTCAGCGCTTGAATTCTGCCGAAAGTGGAATTCGAGTTGAATATGCGGTATCTGAATCGGCAGCCGATCGCATTCAATCGCTACAGCTTGACGGGCTAGAACTCGCTCAACAACAACAGCGACTGTATCCACAGCAGAATTTAGTCGCGGATGTTGTCGGATATTTGGATATCGATCGCATCGGGCAAGCGGGTGTGGAATATGCTCACAAAAATCTACTGGAACGATCGGTGAAATCGGTGCGCTTGAGTCGGACAGGATCGGGGGTAATGATGCCCGATCGACTTCCGGGCGGATTTTTGCAGGTGGATAACTTACATCTGCAATTGTCGATCGATAATCGGGTTCAACGAGCCGCCTTAGATGCCCTTCAACCGCAGCTTAAGAAATTCAACGCAAAACGTGGGGTTGTGATCGCAATGGATGCGAAAACCGGGGAAATTCGGGCAATGGCATCTGATCCGTCTTATGACCCAAACCAATTTTATAAAGCGAACGTTGAGCAGTTTAAGAACTGGGCGTTAACCGACCTGTATGAACCGGGATCGACGTTTAAGCCGATTAATATTGCGATCGCGCTCGAAGCAGGAGCGATTAAACCTGATCAAGTGATCAACGACGAAGGCGCAATCCAGATCGACGGGTGGCCCATTCAAAACTTTGACTATTCGACCGCAGGCGCACGCGGACCCAGCACGATTACCCAAATCATGGAGCATTCGAGTAATGTCGGCATGGTGCGAATCATTCAACAGATGTCGCGTCCGACCTATTACGCTTGGCTTCAAAAAATCGGACTCGGTAAGCCGACTGGAATCGATTTACCGTTTGAAACGGCTGGACAGTTAAAGGATCAAAAGACGTTTCTAGAATCTCCGATCGATGCGGCGACGAGTTCTTTTGGTCAAGGGTTCTCCCTCACTGCTCTACAACTGGTTCAGCTTGAGGGTATTCTTGCAAGTGGCGGCAAGTTACTCACGCCTCATGTCGCTCAAGGCTTATTCGATGAGCGTGGACAACCCTACTGGCAAGCGAATTCTGCGGAACCGAAGCAAATCTTTTCACCGCAAACGGCTCAAACCGTTCTTCAGATGATGGAATCGGTGGTGAAGAATGGAACTGGAAAAGCGGCGCAAATTCCCAACTATCGAATCGGTGGAAAAACCGGAACGGCACAGAAAGCAGGTCCAAACGGGGGCTATATTGAAGGCGCGAAAATTACCAGTTTTGTGAGTATTTTCCCGATCGAGGCTCCGCGCTATGTGGTTGCGGCGGTGATTGATGAACCGAAAGGCGAAGATGCGTTTGGTTCAACCGTTGCGGCTCCGATCGTCAAAGCGGTGATGGAAGCGCTGATCGTGGCTGATAAGATTCCGCCTAGTGCAGACGCGGCTCCTGTTCCGAGTCCAACTCCGTCACCTTGA